The following coding sequences are from one Paenibacillus tundrae window:
- a CDS encoding glycoside hydrolase family 2 TIM barrel-domain containing protein, translated as MRNKLNYTPPANGYPEWNNNPETFQVGRLNAHASMMPFPSVAEALNNKATSSPWYQSLNGVWKFAFAETPDARIASFYETNYDYSQWDEIPVPSHWQLQGYDYPQYTNIRYPWSEREPELKSPFAPTTYNPVGSYIRTFSVPADWKNRPVLLHFAGVESAFYVWVNGELVGYSEDTFTPSEFDVSAYLHDGENTLAVEVYRWCDASWLEDQDFWRMSGIFRDVYLYSPSPVQIADFFVQTNLDAAYQDAELQIDVKLFNHNASVTDGMSVQAQLYDAQQQAVLDQPIQAAVSFANDNNELSIHLSAEVTNPLKWSAEFPNLYTLVLSIQAGHGETVEAVRSRVGFRTFELKDGLMKINGQRIVFKGVNRHEFSPKTGRAITAEDMIRDIELMKSFNVNAVRTSHYPNQSLWYELCDEYGLYVIDETNLETHGSWYYGQKELNENNIPASKPEWRENVLDRCNSMFQRDKNHPSVIIWSLGNESFGGDNFIAMYDYLKQSDPTRLVHYEGTFHYRPSDSASDIESTMYIKPQQVEEYAQLKVPKKPYIICEYSHAMGNSCGGLHLYWDVFDRYDILQGAFIWDWIDQALLTTTADGIEYLAYGGDFGESPHDGNFCGNGLILADGSVTPKLEEVKKCYQNVRMEAVNVQEGILRIRNLSLFTNLSEYDLVWTLLHDGKPVENGQLDIAVAPGESSEIRIPYTPSASLFQEAVLTVSLVTKVATKWASEGHEVAWDQFVVSPRLQPTRAADQGKGISLLVEDVQNELSVSSDHVSFVFDQTTGALTSYQLNKQEQLLAPVRPNFWRAVTDNDLGNGLPERSGFWKDAHATSQLIRFEHQVNEQNCIVTSDYTWNAHPGCTLSITYKMFPDGTLEIQQHLIPGEGLPELPEFGMLLQLNNELDTIAWYGRGPHDNYADRLTSARLGYYTGAVRDQFVPYLRPQECGNKTDVRYAEITSSNNTTGVRFESATPFEINALPWTPEELETHDHVYKLPQSTQTVARINYKQMGVGGDDSWGAPTHAEYTLPANRAYHFTFTVKPV; from the coding sequence ATGAGAAACAAATTGAACTACACCCCTCCAGCCAATGGTTATCCTGAATGGAACAATAATCCTGAGACCTTTCAAGTCGGTCGATTAAATGCACATGCTTCAATGATGCCATTTCCGTCTGTTGCGGAAGCATTGAACAATAAAGCAACATCTTCTCCTTGGTACCAGTCCCTGAATGGAGTGTGGAAGTTTGCTTTTGCGGAAACGCCAGATGCTCGAATCGCGTCCTTTTACGAGACGAATTACGATTATAGCCAGTGGGACGAGATCCCGGTTCCTTCGCACTGGCAGCTTCAAGGCTATGATTATCCACAATACACGAATATCCGTTACCCATGGTCAGAGCGTGAGCCAGAATTAAAATCACCATTCGCACCAACAACCTATAACCCTGTTGGTTCTTATATTAGAACATTCTCCGTGCCTGCAGACTGGAAGAATCGCCCTGTTCTTCTCCATTTCGCAGGGGTTGAATCTGCGTTCTATGTATGGGTTAACGGTGAATTAGTCGGTTATAGCGAAGATACCTTCACGCCTTCGGAATTTGATGTTAGCGCGTATCTACATGATGGTGAGAACACACTTGCCGTAGAAGTATACCGCTGGTGTGATGCAAGCTGGCTGGAGGATCAAGACTTCTGGCGAATGAGTGGTATTTTCCGTGACGTATATCTGTATTCTCCTTCACCGGTTCAGATTGCTGACTTCTTCGTACAAACTAACCTTGATGCAGCCTATCAGGATGCTGAGCTACAGATCGATGTGAAACTGTTCAATCACAATGCCAGCGTTACAGATGGAATGAGCGTGCAGGCACAGCTCTATGATGCACAGCAGCAAGCGGTGCTGGATCAACCAATACAAGCGGCTGTTTCTTTTGCAAATGATAACAACGAACTAAGCATTCACTTATCTGCAGAGGTAACCAATCCACTGAAATGGAGTGCAGAATTCCCCAATTTATATACATTAGTTCTGTCCATACAGGCAGGCCATGGTGAAACAGTTGAGGCGGTTCGTTCCCGCGTTGGATTCCGCACGTTTGAATTGAAGGACGGTTTGATGAAAATCAATGGTCAACGCATTGTTTTCAAAGGCGTGAATCGCCATGAATTCTCTCCGAAAACAGGACGTGCGATTACCGCTGAGGACATGATCCGTGACATTGAGCTGATGAAATCTTTCAATGTTAACGCCGTGCGTACCTCTCATTATCCTAACCAATCGCTCTGGTACGAGCTGTGTGATGAGTACGGCCTCTATGTCATTGACGAGACGAATCTGGAGACACATGGATCATGGTACTACGGACAAAAGGAACTGAATGAGAACAACATTCCTGCAAGCAAGCCAGAATGGCGAGAGAATGTGTTAGATCGCTGTAACTCGATGTTCCAACGGGACAAAAATCATCCGTCCGTCATCATCTGGTCGCTGGGTAATGAATCCTTCGGTGGCGACAACTTCATTGCTATGTACGATTATCTGAAGCAGTCTGACCCAACAAGACTTGTTCATTACGAGGGAACGTTCCATTACCGTCCTTCGGATTCAGCAAGTGACATCGAGTCAACCATGTATATCAAACCTCAACAAGTTGAGGAATATGCCCAGCTGAAGGTGCCGAAGAAACCGTATATCATCTGTGAATACAGCCATGCCATGGGTAACTCATGTGGTGGATTACACTTATACTGGGATGTATTTGACCGGTATGACATATTACAGGGAGCCTTTATCTGGGACTGGATCGACCAGGCGCTGCTCACAACTACAGCAGATGGGATTGAATATCTCGCCTATGGTGGGGACTTCGGAGAATCGCCGCATGATGGGAATTTCTGCGGAAACGGACTGATCCTAGCAGATGGCTCTGTTACACCGAAGCTTGAAGAAGTGAAGAAATGTTATCAGAATGTTCGCATGGAAGCCGTGAATGTACAGGAGGGTATCTTGCGTATCCGCAATCTCTCCCTGTTCACCAATCTGAGCGAATATGATCTTGTATGGACGTTATTACACGATGGTAAGCCTGTTGAGAACGGTCAACTTGACATTGCCGTGGCACCTGGAGAATCGAGCGAAATTCGTATTCCTTATACACCATCGGCAAGTCTGTTCCAAGAAGCGGTATTAACCGTGTCTCTCGTGACCAAAGTTGCAACCAAATGGGCAAGCGAGGGTCATGAAGTCGCTTGGGATCAGTTCGTTGTATCGCCAAGATTACAACCAACCAGGGCAGCAGACCAAGGCAAGGGTATATCGTTACTCGTAGAGGATGTGCAGAACGAGTTGAGCGTAAGTAGTGACCATGTATCGTTTGTTTTTGATCAAACTACAGGCGCGCTTACCTCCTATCAGCTCAACAAGCAGGAGCAGCTCCTTGCACCCGTCCGGCCTAATTTCTGGCGTGCTGTGACAGACAATGATCTAGGTAACGGTCTGCCAGAGCGTTCCGGTTTCTGGAAAGATGCTCACGCGACTAGCCAATTAATTCGCTTCGAACATCAAGTGAATGAACAAAACTGCATCGTGACAAGCGATTATACGTGGAATGCACATCCAGGATGCACATTGTCCATTACGTACAAGATGTTCCCGGATGGCACGCTGGAAATACAGCAGCATCTTATTCCAGGTGAAGGATTACCCGAGCTACCGGAGTTCGGCATGCTGCTTCAACTGAATAACGAGCTGGATACAATCGCTTGGTATGGTCGAGGGCCACACGATAACTATGCAGACCGGCTGACCAGTGCAAGATTAGGATATTACACTGGAGCCGTTCGCGATCAATTCGTTCCGTACCTGAGACCACAGGAATGCGGTAACAAAACCGATGTACGCTATGCTGAAATTACGTCAAGCAATAACACAACCGGTGTCCGCTTCGAATCAGCAACACCGTTCGAGATTAATGCATTGCCGTGGACTCCTGAGGAACTTGAGACACATGACCATGTGTACAAACTACCTCAGAGCACGCAAACGGTCGCTCGCATCAATTACAAACAAATGGGCGTAGGCGGTGACGATAGCTGGGGTGCGCCAACTCATGCGGAATATACATTGCCCGCTAATCGTGCATACCACTTCACTTTTACGGTTAAACCTGTATAA
- a CDS encoding AraC family ligand binding domain-containing protein: METQYRFGKTDETSRLPIYMTTVGYWEHQKETDRPQGFPDYQIHQVIEGQGKLIIQDEEHLVGPGDVFFLYPGIPHRYMPMSERWELAWISFQGREASELLSYAGITHSRVCRLRSNMLLQGLQHMLVREESVEDTDYEIECSKWLYALLLDLKPMLIAPANHNDELQRLNPVLRYIAEHLNQSLSLAELAEVAVVSPQYLCRLFQRALSTRPLFYVNQQRINRSKQLMFSEMQLRIYEIAHRVGYENPSYFCAMFKRHTGMSPESFRKLHGLQ; encoded by the coding sequence GTGGAAACTCAATATAGGTTTGGGAAAACAGATGAGACCTCTCGTTTGCCGATTTATATGACTACAGTGGGGTATTGGGAGCATCAGAAGGAGACGGATCGTCCGCAGGGTTTTCCTGACTATCAGATCCATCAAGTCATTGAAGGGCAAGGGAAACTGATCATTCAGGATGAGGAGCATCTAGTCGGCCCAGGTGATGTATTTTTCCTCTATCCTGGCATTCCGCATCGTTATATGCCCATGAGTGAGCGCTGGGAGCTGGCATGGATTTCCTTCCAGGGGAGGGAGGCTAGTGAATTGCTCTCGTATGCAGGAATTACCCATTCGCGCGTATGTAGATTGAGGTCTAACATGCTATTACAGGGACTACAACACATGCTTGTGAGAGAAGAGAGTGTAGAAGATACCGACTATGAGATTGAATGCTCCAAGTGGTTGTACGCGCTGCTGCTTGATCTTAAACCAATGCTTATCGCTCCGGCTAATCACAATGATGAATTACAGCGGTTAAATCCCGTATTGCGATATATCGCTGAACATCTAAATCAATCGTTGTCTCTAGCCGAGCTAGCCGAAGTGGCCGTGGTGTCCCCGCAGTATTTATGTCGATTGTTCCAGCGGGCATTATCCACCAGACCGTTGTTCTATGTGAATCAACAGCGTATTAATCGCAGCAAGCAATTGATGTTTAGCGAGATGCAGCTGCGAATATACGAAATTGCCCATCGGGTTGGGTACGAGAATCCGAGTTACTTTTGCGCCATGTTCAAAAGGCATACCGGCATGAGCCCGGAAAGCTTCCGTAAGCTACATGGATTGCAATGA
- a CDS encoding helix-turn-helix domain-containing protein encodes MMNETIHSFMTHSFGPCRYGIWLKDDYDVEWNNWLLVGEMPDNIEESSLSLEWKIFKYTFEFLSHCNIRVAVDTQKQLTLLQSERLESLIREELLKQQIMKERVHNERWMTGLRELTCSLELNDLLLKIMENALKVIPSLSCGLFMMVDPESGKMIPRAKVGFQDSVFQYQGEIDEGITGKVYEEGIGRIYSNPEEAYRDMANVNPENASIIVSALPDGSVAKSMIAVPVTMNTRKIGVMLVYQFTQYRRFAPHDLNVMQGFADQAAIAISNATMYSELLEKNRYLVSRNELHNQFTKLSIEHGSLGHTIEKVGSMLNLPTYYIDMARSDWYPTIPETAMLHEVNIYSLIENNFDPMTLPGDGNSDVYLYPIVYGALVLGCFLIELHHPLRQLDHVILEQGGAIVTLNMMNTYSLTEMTYRKNQDYFADLVQYREPQQLESRLAGFHLPAHQSLFVIQVQLQSEHLDMKTTENWVRKLIGFIDKELGTTEYLLFNTHNKITILAAASDPKIRLHVINTLEVAIQKWTTSKTPQLLMGIGGVYRGLEYVSKSNDEAARALSFLLKRNKVGRMLYEDIGINKLFLNQETSDIENYIHEVLAPLQQHKSGELELTLKTYISENRSVQATAERLHIHSNTLYLRLRKIEEILGVDLNDSEGWMKIYLAFHLSEVYAVTHTPSI; translated from the coding sequence ATGATGAATGAGACGATTCATTCCTTTATGACACATAGCTTCGGCCCCTGTCGGTACGGCATATGGCTCAAGGATGATTATGATGTTGAGTGGAATAACTGGCTGCTTGTAGGAGAGATGCCTGACAATATCGAGGAAAGTTCTCTAAGCTTAGAGTGGAAAATATTTAAATATACGTTTGAATTTCTATCCCATTGCAATATCCGTGTGGCTGTCGATACCCAGAAGCAGCTGACCCTCTTACAGAGTGAACGTCTGGAATCCTTGATCCGAGAAGAGCTGCTCAAACAGCAGATCATGAAGGAGCGTGTACATAATGAGCGATGGATGACGGGGCTGAGAGAGCTTACCTGTTCCCTAGAATTAAACGATCTCTTGCTGAAAATTATGGAGAACGCGCTTAAGGTAATTCCATCCTTATCCTGTGGTTTATTTATGATGGTCGATCCCGAATCAGGCAAAATGATTCCTAGAGCCAAGGTTGGTTTTCAAGATAGTGTGTTTCAGTATCAAGGGGAGATTGATGAAGGAATTACTGGAAAGGTATATGAGGAAGGCATCGGCCGTATATACAGTAATCCGGAAGAGGCATACAGGGATATGGCTAACGTTAATCCGGAGAATGCCAGCATTATTGTTAGTGCATTACCTGACGGTAGTGTAGCTAAAAGCATGATTGCTGTTCCAGTCACGATGAACACGCGTAAAATTGGGGTCATGCTTGTCTATCAATTCACGCAATACAGGCGTTTTGCCCCGCATGACCTGAACGTGATGCAAGGATTTGCGGATCAAGCCGCGATTGCCATCTCCAACGCCACCATGTACTCTGAGCTACTGGAGAAGAACCGTTATCTCGTCAGCCGTAATGAACTTCATAATCAGTTCACCAAACTTTCCATTGAACATGGTTCCTTAGGGCATACCATAGAGAAGGTAGGTTCGATGCTAAACTTGCCTACCTATTATATTGATATGGCGAGAAGTGATTGGTATCCTACGATACCGGAGACTGCAATGCTTCATGAGGTCAATATCTATAGTTTAATAGAGAATAACTTCGACCCCATGACATTGCCTGGAGACGGAAATTCCGACGTATATCTATATCCGATCGTATATGGTGCGCTTGTGCTCGGTTGTTTCCTCATTGAGCTACATCATCCTCTGCGCCAGCTTGACCATGTTATTCTGGAACAAGGCGGAGCTATTGTCACACTGAATATGATGAATACCTACTCCCTGACAGAGATGACTTATCGCAAAAACCAGGATTATTTCGCTGATCTCGTTCAATATCGGGAACCTCAGCAGTTAGAGAGCAGGCTCGCCGGCTTTCATTTACCAGCGCATCAATCCCTATTCGTCATTCAAGTTCAGCTTCAGAGTGAGCATCTGGATATGAAAACAACGGAAAATTGGGTTCGTAAGCTCATTGGCTTTATTGATAAGGAGTTAGGTACAACTGAGTATCTTCTATTTAATACACACAATAAAATAACGATCCTGGCCGCCGCTTCCGATCCCAAAATCCGGCTGCATGTCATAAACACACTCGAAGTAGCCATACAGAAATGGACCACCTCTAAGACACCGCAACTCTTAATGGGAATCGGTGGCGTGTACCGTGGTCTGGAGTATGTGTCCAAGAGCAATGACGAGGCTGCGCGCGCACTGTCATTTTTGCTGAAACGCAATAAGGTAGGCAGGATGCTCTATGAAGATATTGGCATTAACAAGCTCTTCCTCAATCAAGAGACGTCAGATATTGAAAACTATATTCATGAAGTTCTAGCACCGCTCCAGCAGCATAAATCTGGTGAACTTGAACTTACGCTCAAAACCTATATTTCCGAGAACCGCTCCGTTCAGGCTACAGCCGAACGATTGCATATTCATAGCAATACACTTTATTTACGCCTACGTAAAATAGAAGAAATTCTAGGTGTAGATCTGAATGATTCAGAAGGCTGGATGAAGATCTATCTGGCGTTTCATTTAAGCGAAGTATACGCCGTTACACATACACCCTCTATATAA